From the genome of Oxyura jamaicensis isolate SHBP4307 breed ruddy duck chromosome 2, BPBGC_Ojam_1.0, whole genome shotgun sequence, one region includes:
- the ESCO1 gene encoding N-acetyltransferase ESCO1 isoform X1 has protein sequence MAAQKRKSALVEPSAKRPKLDKNSRPSSAKKEKEVSDTKHVSNKSKSNQCAAQEKTVLKTSVKSNSNNTNEPEVGMRMTTRSSGFNSNNKTTPDKKVQQQLKSTKSKEVCQKKPVQEIPKSKCATAPNEPVTRRSQRLQQLTHVEVPARSLRNREVKEEKPLEVKQSSQAKKNAHSVTAKVVKPAGAKTEQKKTKTKPNNANEDKEIHVEVTSSLKEKKCKADSKNGNSNSLQPSVQEPSLCPDDSLKEVRKDQMGPLSLNPSNTKKVEADSPKPNSKTVTKEKQQTHQNIKTSTKPNKVSQPSVSEANVAEQPENDVKSKRVSILELCEEIAGEIESDTVEVKKDSPNAECGKPEEKPAEVQLQQSETLTQKEPSQSTQCKRFFPSKKGMPVKCTLNGRNNSSNKNSKWTKIKLLKANNMKQSNLHSANAPKLSLLKNYPEVSEASQIAPEAQLSKAQDKLSPTRLSENESAACVRDKSDPSSERAGSKEVALEIKQPAKRSAENGLLRNLTKHFSEPRPDESFQLRLESSPESSPVKYLTAPKPPKQIKKEPGESEPQGLAPKQVMQTSSTNQTSEIDNRVPLSNPSLASKCSNFLPSEEHIQKLKEAGKDGDKQLIIDAGQKRFGAISCNICGMLYTASNPEDETQHLLFHNQFISAVKYVGWKKERILAEYPDGKIIMVLPDDPKYALKKVEEIREMVDNDLGFQQAPLMCYSRTKTLLFISNDKKVIGCLIAEHIQWGYRVIEEKVPEVSSENEKVIFERQKAWCCSTSPEPAICGISRIWVFSMMRRKKIASRMIECLRSNFIYGSYLSKEEIAFSDPTPDGKLFATQYCGTGQFLVYNFLNGQHQT, from the exons ATGGCAGCTCAGAAAAGGAAGTCTGCGTTAGTAGAGCCTTCTGCTAAACGTCCAAAGCTGGACAAGAACAGCAGACCATCatcagcaaagaaggaaaaagaggtgTCAGATACAAAACATGTCTCAAATAAATCAAAGTCTAATCAGTGTGCAGCGCAGGAGAAAACTGTACTCAAAACCTCTGTCAAATCAAACAG TAACAACACCAACGAACCTGAAGTAGGAATGCGCATGACTACAAGATCATCGGGGTTCAActcaaataataaaacaacaccTGACAAAAAAGTCCAACAGCAGCTGAAATCTACAAAAAGCAAGGAGGTATGCCAGAAAAAACCTGTGCAAGAAATTCCTAAGTCAAAATGCGCAACTGCTCCAAATGAGCCTGTTACGAGGAGATCCCAGAGACTGCAGCAGCTAACACATGTAGAAGTACCAGCAAGATCCCTTCGTAATAGAgaagttaaagaagaaaaacctttgGAAGTCAAACAAAGTagccaggcaaaaaaaaatgctcacagCGTTACAGCGAAAGTAGTGAAACCTGCTGGAGcgaaaacagagcagaaaaagacaaaaacaaagccaaacaatGCAAATGAAGATAAAGAAATACATGTAGAAGTGACCAGctctctgaaagagaaaaagtgtAAGGCAGACAGCAAAAACGGTAATTCCAACAGCCTTCAACCCAGCGTTCAGGAGCCGTCATTGTGTCCTGATGACAGTCTCAAGGAAGTTAGGAAAGACCAAATGGGCCCTCTATCTCTGAATCCTAGCAACACGAAGAAAGTGGAAGCAGATTCTCCTAAGCCAAATTCTAAGACAGTCACTAAGGAAAAGCAACAAACGCATCAGAACATAAAAACCAGTACAAAGCCAAACAAGGTTTCGCAGCCATCTGTAAGTGAAGCAAATGTAGCTGAACAACCAGAGAACGATGTAAAATCCAAAAGAGTAAGCATCCTGGAACTTTGTGAAGAAATTGCAGGTGAGATTGAATCAGATACAGTAGAGGTGAAAAAAGATTCCCCGAATGCGGAGTGTGGAAAACCAGAAGAGAAGCCTGCTGAAGTACAGCTGCAACAGAGTGAAACGCTTACTCAGAAAGAACCTAGTCAAAGTACTCAGTGTAAACGTTTTTTCCCTAGCAAAAAAGGAATGCCTGTCAAGTGTACGCTGAATGGTAGAAATAACTCCTCAAACAAGAACTCTAAATGGAccaaaattaaattactgaaaGCAAATAACATGAAGCAAAGTAACTTGCATTCCGCAAACGCCCCCAAgctttctttgttaaaaaattaCCCTGAAGTTTCAGAGGCAAGTCAAATAGCCCCAGAAGCACAGCTTTCCAAGGCACAAGACAAGCTGTCCCCAACAAGACTCTCGGAGAATGAGAGTGCAGCTTGTGTGCGGGATAAATCAGACCCTTCATCTGAAAGAGCTGGAAGTAAAGAAGTggcattagaaataaaacagcctGCAAAAAGAAGCGCGGAAAACGGTTTATTGCGTAACTTGACAAAACACTTCTCTGAGCCGCGACCAGATGAG agCTTTCAGTTACGTTTGGAATCAAGTCCAGAAAGCTCTCCTGTAAAGTATCTTACAGCTCCTAAACcaccaaaacaaatcaaaaaagaaCCTGGAGAAAGTGAGCCACAAG GTTTGGCTCCCAAGCAGGTGATGCAAACTTCATCTACAAATCAAACTTCTGAAATTGATAACAG GGTTCCATTGTCAAATCCTTCATTAGCATCAAAGTGCAGTAACTTCCTACCATCTGAAGAACATATTCAAAAGCtaaaagaagcaggaaaagatGGTGATAAGCAGCTAATCATA GATGCAGGACAGAAGAGATTTGGTGCTATTTCCTGTAATATTTGTGGAATGCTTTATACTGCTTCAAATCCGGAGGATGAAACCCAACACCTGCTCTTTCATAACCAGTTCATAAGTGCTGTAAAATATgtg ggatggaaaaaggagagaattcTGGCTGAATATCCTGATGGGAAGATAATAATGGTTCTTCCTGATGACCCAAAATATGCACTTAAAAAG GTTGAAGAAATTAGAGAAATGGTAGACAATGACTTGGGATTTCAGCAAGCTCCGCTCATGTGTTACTCTAGAACTAAaactcttctttttatttccaacgACAAAAAAGTTATTGGCTGTTTGATTGCCGAACATATCCAGTGG GGCTACAGAGTTAtagaagagaaggttccagaAGTtagttcagaaaatgaaaaagtcatatttgaaagacagaaagcatGGTGCTGTTCAACGTCACCAGAACCTGCTATCTGTGGGATTAGTCGAATATGGGTATTCAGCATGATGCGTCGAAAGAAGATTGCTTCTCGGATGATAGAGTGTCTTAG gAGCAACTTCATATATGGCTCATACTTaagtaaagaagaaattgctttctctGACCCCACTCCTGATGGAAAACTCTTTGCAACGCAGTACTGTGGCACCGGCCAGTTCCTAGTATACAACTTCCTCAATGGACAGCATCAGACTTAA
- the ESCO1 gene encoding N-acetyltransferase ESCO1 isoform X2, protein MRMTTRSSGFNSNNKTTPDKKVQQQLKSTKSKEVCQKKPVQEIPKSKCATAPNEPVTRRSQRLQQLTHVEVPARSLRNREVKEEKPLEVKQSSQAKKNAHSVTAKVVKPAGAKTEQKKTKTKPNNANEDKEIHVEVTSSLKEKKCKADSKNGNSNSLQPSVQEPSLCPDDSLKEVRKDQMGPLSLNPSNTKKVEADSPKPNSKTVTKEKQQTHQNIKTSTKPNKVSQPSVSEANVAEQPENDVKSKRVSILELCEEIAGEIESDTVEVKKDSPNAECGKPEEKPAEVQLQQSETLTQKEPSQSTQCKRFFPSKKGMPVKCTLNGRNNSSNKNSKWTKIKLLKANNMKQSNLHSANAPKLSLLKNYPEVSEASQIAPEAQLSKAQDKLSPTRLSENESAACVRDKSDPSSERAGSKEVALEIKQPAKRSAENGLLRNLTKHFSEPRPDESFQLRLESSPESSPVKYLTAPKPPKQIKKEPGESEPQGLAPKQVMQTSSTNQTSEIDNRVPLSNPSLASKCSNFLPSEEHIQKLKEAGKDGDKQLIIDAGQKRFGAISCNICGMLYTASNPEDETQHLLFHNQFISAVKYVGWKKERILAEYPDGKIIMVLPDDPKYALKKVEEIREMVDNDLGFQQAPLMCYSRTKTLLFISNDKKVIGCLIAEHIQWGYRVIEEKVPEVSSENEKVIFERQKAWCCSTSPEPAICGISRIWVFSMMRRKKIASRMIECLRSNFIYGSYLSKEEIAFSDPTPDGKLFATQYCGTGQFLVYNFLNGQHQT, encoded by the exons ATGCGCATGACTACAAGATCATCGGGGTTCAActcaaataataaaacaacaccTGACAAAAAAGTCCAACAGCAGCTGAAATCTACAAAAAGCAAGGAGGTATGCCAGAAAAAACCTGTGCAAGAAATTCCTAAGTCAAAATGCGCAACTGCTCCAAATGAGCCTGTTACGAGGAGATCCCAGAGACTGCAGCAGCTAACACATGTAGAAGTACCAGCAAGATCCCTTCGTAATAGAgaagttaaagaagaaaaacctttgGAAGTCAAACAAAGTagccaggcaaaaaaaaatgctcacagCGTTACAGCGAAAGTAGTGAAACCTGCTGGAGcgaaaacagagcagaaaaagacaaaaacaaagccaaacaatGCAAATGAAGATAAAGAAATACATGTAGAAGTGACCAGctctctgaaagagaaaaagtgtAAGGCAGACAGCAAAAACGGTAATTCCAACAGCCTTCAACCCAGCGTTCAGGAGCCGTCATTGTGTCCTGATGACAGTCTCAAGGAAGTTAGGAAAGACCAAATGGGCCCTCTATCTCTGAATCCTAGCAACACGAAGAAAGTGGAAGCAGATTCTCCTAAGCCAAATTCTAAGACAGTCACTAAGGAAAAGCAACAAACGCATCAGAACATAAAAACCAGTACAAAGCCAAACAAGGTTTCGCAGCCATCTGTAAGTGAAGCAAATGTAGCTGAACAACCAGAGAACGATGTAAAATCCAAAAGAGTAAGCATCCTGGAACTTTGTGAAGAAATTGCAGGTGAGATTGAATCAGATACAGTAGAGGTGAAAAAAGATTCCCCGAATGCGGAGTGTGGAAAACCAGAAGAGAAGCCTGCTGAAGTACAGCTGCAACAGAGTGAAACGCTTACTCAGAAAGAACCTAGTCAAAGTACTCAGTGTAAACGTTTTTTCCCTAGCAAAAAAGGAATGCCTGTCAAGTGTACGCTGAATGGTAGAAATAACTCCTCAAACAAGAACTCTAAATGGAccaaaattaaattactgaaaGCAAATAACATGAAGCAAAGTAACTTGCATTCCGCAAACGCCCCCAAgctttctttgttaaaaaattaCCCTGAAGTTTCAGAGGCAAGTCAAATAGCCCCAGAAGCACAGCTTTCCAAGGCACAAGACAAGCTGTCCCCAACAAGACTCTCGGAGAATGAGAGTGCAGCTTGTGTGCGGGATAAATCAGACCCTTCATCTGAAAGAGCTGGAAGTAAAGAAGTggcattagaaataaaacagcctGCAAAAAGAAGCGCGGAAAACGGTTTATTGCGTAACTTGACAAAACACTTCTCTGAGCCGCGACCAGATGAG agCTTTCAGTTACGTTTGGAATCAAGTCCAGAAAGCTCTCCTGTAAAGTATCTTACAGCTCCTAAACcaccaaaacaaatcaaaaaagaaCCTGGAGAAAGTGAGCCACAAG GTTTGGCTCCCAAGCAGGTGATGCAAACTTCATCTACAAATCAAACTTCTGAAATTGATAACAG GGTTCCATTGTCAAATCCTTCATTAGCATCAAAGTGCAGTAACTTCCTACCATCTGAAGAACATATTCAAAAGCtaaaagaagcaggaaaagatGGTGATAAGCAGCTAATCATA GATGCAGGACAGAAGAGATTTGGTGCTATTTCCTGTAATATTTGTGGAATGCTTTATACTGCTTCAAATCCGGAGGATGAAACCCAACACCTGCTCTTTCATAACCAGTTCATAAGTGCTGTAAAATATgtg ggatggaaaaaggagagaattcTGGCTGAATATCCTGATGGGAAGATAATAATGGTTCTTCCTGATGACCCAAAATATGCACTTAAAAAG GTTGAAGAAATTAGAGAAATGGTAGACAATGACTTGGGATTTCAGCAAGCTCCGCTCATGTGTTACTCTAGAACTAAaactcttctttttatttccaacgACAAAAAAGTTATTGGCTGTTTGATTGCCGAACATATCCAGTGG GGCTACAGAGTTAtagaagagaaggttccagaAGTtagttcagaaaatgaaaaagtcatatttgaaagacagaaagcatGGTGCTGTTCAACGTCACCAGAACCTGCTATCTGTGGGATTAGTCGAATATGGGTATTCAGCATGATGCGTCGAAAGAAGATTGCTTCTCGGATGATAGAGTGTCTTAG gAGCAACTTCATATATGGCTCATACTTaagtaaagaagaaattgctttctctGACCCCACTCCTGATGGAAAACTCTTTGCAACGCAGTACTGTGGCACCGGCCAGTTCCTAGTATACAACTTCCTCAATGGACAGCATCAGACTTAA